A region from the Salidesulfovibrio onnuriiensis genome encodes:
- a CDS encoding TetR/AcrR family transcriptional regulator, which yields MTKKGSILVAAQELFARYGYAGTTMKMISERAGVASGLVSHYYVNKENLFMVAGQEMIDSMLRALRTRTVAARDGREAVGLFVKAYLDFTLENRDTFPTVIRCSPFSDDNPELDREKIGETFRLLLREIELHLQRGIEDGSIAELPVEETAFMIYGCIIGAVRTVFLTPYDVPGLYDQAGEFVMRSLEKH from the coding sequence ATGACCAAGAAAGGAAGTATTCTTGTTGCGGCTCAGGAGCTTTTCGCCAGATACGGATACGCGGGTACGACCATGAAGATGATATCCGAGCGGGCGGGAGTGGCTTCGGGCCTGGTTTCCCATTACTACGTCAACAAGGAGAACCTGTTCATGGTCGCCGGGCAGGAGATGATCGACTCCATGCTCCGCGCCCTGCGCACCCGGACCGTCGCGGCCCGGGACGGCCGGGAGGCCGTGGGCCTGTTCGTCAAGGCGTATCTCGATTTCACCCTGGAGAACAGGGACACCTTTCCCACGGTGATCCGCTGCTCTCCGTTCAGCGACGACAACCCGGAACTGGATCGTGAAAAGATCGGCGAAACCTTCAGGCTCCTCCTGCGGGAGATCGAGCTGCACCTGCAGCGCGGCATCGAGGACGGCTCCATTGCGGAGCTCCCCGTGGAAGAGACCGCCTTCATGATTTACGGCTGCATCATCGGTGCGGTGCGCACCGTGTTCCTTACTCCGTATGATGTCCCCGGCCTTTACGACCAGGCCGGCGAATTCGTCATGCGCAGCCTGGAAAAACATTAA
- a CDS encoding succinate dehydrogenase/fumarate reductase cytochrome b subunit, with translation MSVDATLHVPRPSKRDAVLDWLQMLTGAGLILFMWCHMLLVSSVVLSPKVMDAIAYFFEATYMAQVGGPLIFLTFLVHFALGARKIPFRAEGQATILQHARMMKHRDTWLWVVQAVTAMIILLLGAIHMWVVLTDLPITAAKSAARIQSGLWFYFYLILLPCAELHVSIGFYRIAVKWGFIQADGRSKLKKLENILFLTFMVIGVITLIRFMALG, from the coding sequence ATGTCCGTGGATGCAACCCTGCATGTCCCGCGCCCGTCCAAGCGCGACGCCGTTCTCGACTGGCTGCAGATGCTCACAGGAGCGGGACTCATCCTGTTCATGTGGTGTCACATGCTGCTGGTGTCGTCGGTGGTTCTTTCGCCGAAGGTCATGGACGCCATCGCTTATTTCTTCGAGGCCACCTACATGGCCCAGGTGGGCGGCCCGCTGATCTTCCTGACCTTCCTGGTGCACTTCGCCCTGGGCGCGCGCAAGATCCCCTTCCGCGCCGAAGGCCAGGCCACCATCCTGCAGCACGCGCGCATGATGAAGCACCGGGACACCTGGCTGTGGGTGGTCCAGGCGGTCACGGCCATGATCATTCTCCTTCTCGGCGCCATCCACATGTGGGTGGTGCTCACGGACCTGCCCATCACGGCCGCCAAGTCCGCCGCACGCATCCAGAGCGGACTCTGGTTCTATTTCTACCTGATCCTGCTCCCCTGCGCGGAACTGCACGTGAGCATCGGATTCTACCGCATCGCCGTGAAGTGGGGCTTCATCCAGGCCGACGGACGCTCCAAGCTCAAGAAGCTGGAAAACATCCTGTTCCTGACCTTCATGGTCATCGGCGTCATCACCCTCATCCGTTTCATGGCCCTGGGCTAG
- a CDS encoding fumarate reductase flavoprotein subunit has product MQTFYSDLLVIGAGLAGERVAVEAAENGFNVICLSIVPARRSHSSAAQGGMQAALGNCAMGEGDNSDVHFGDTVKGSDWGCDQEVARLFADAAPIEMRRLAHWGVPWNRVVPGQSFYFKGGQKFEKYEKPEKEGLITARAFGGTAKWRTCYTSDGTGHAVMCTMDNRCAELGINVVDRKEAIALLHDGETCMGAVVRCLRTGKLETYLAKATAICTGGFGRIYKATTNAVICDGGGHIAALDTGLVPLGNPEAIQFHPTGIVPTDILVTEGCRGDGGTLLDVNEERFMHIYEPDKAELASRDVVSRWMTHHMREGKGVKSSYGEHLWLDIRHLGDHHISTKLREVDEICHHFLGVDPRTELIPVRPTQHYTMAGIRTNKDGAAYGLKGLFSAGEAACWDMHGFNRLGGNSLAETVVAGGIIGAKIVEFLMGYETRFKTEVITQQCKAQEQRIKDLISGKNGNENVYDVRNDMQEALMKGCFVFRNGPDLEETVQTLEKALERSARVGLHSDGAGANHELAAALKIRGQVKLALCIATAALTRTESRGSHNREDFPERNDRDWLTRTLAYWPDDNASKPDLKYEDSSQIFEIPPGDRGYGGGSIIPADEEMVAERTVKKQ; this is encoded by the coding sequence ATGCAGACATTCTATTCCGATCTCCTGGTGATTGGCGCGGGCCTGGCCGGTGAACGCGTGGCCGTCGAGGCCGCGGAAAACGGCTTCAACGTCATCTGTCTTTCCATTGTCCCGGCCCGCCGGTCCCATTCCTCGGCGGCCCAGGGCGGCATGCAGGCCGCGCTCGGCAACTGCGCCATGGGCGAAGGCGACAACTCGGACGTGCACTTCGGCGACACGGTCAAGGGCTCGGACTGGGGCTGCGACCAGGAAGTCGCCCGCCTCTTCGCGGACGCCGCCCCCATTGAAATGCGCCGCCTGGCCCACTGGGGCGTACCCTGGAACCGCGTGGTGCCCGGCCAGTCCTTCTACTTCAAGGGCGGCCAGAAATTCGAGAAATACGAAAAGCCGGAAAAGGAAGGCCTGATCACGGCCCGCGCCTTCGGCGGCACGGCCAAGTGGCGCACCTGCTACACCTCGGACGGCACCGGCCACGCGGTCATGTGCACCATGGACAACCGCTGCGCCGAGCTGGGCATCAACGTGGTGGACCGCAAGGAGGCCATCGCCCTGCTCCACGACGGCGAGACCTGCATGGGCGCGGTGGTCCGCTGCCTGCGCACCGGCAAGCTGGAGACCTACCTGGCCAAGGCCACGGCCATCTGTACCGGCGGTTTCGGCCGCATCTACAAGGCCACCACCAACGCGGTCATCTGCGACGGCGGCGGCCACATCGCGGCCCTGGACACCGGCCTGGTGCCCCTGGGCAACCCCGAGGCCATCCAGTTCCACCCCACGGGCATCGTGCCCACGGACATCCTGGTCACCGAAGGCTGCCGAGGCGACGGCGGCACCCTGCTGGACGTCAACGAAGAACGCTTCATGCACATCTACGAGCCGGACAAGGCCGAGCTGGCCTCGCGCGACGTGGTCTCCCGCTGGATGACCCACCACATGCGCGAAGGCAAGGGCGTGAAGAGCTCCTACGGCGAGCACCTCTGGCTGGACATCCGCCACCTGGGCGACCACCACATCTCCACCAAGCTGCGCGAAGTGGATGAGATCTGCCACCACTTCCTGGGCGTGGACCCGCGCACCGAGCTCATCCCGGTACGCCCCACCCAGCACTACACCATGGCCGGCATCCGCACCAACAAGGACGGCGCAGCCTACGGGCTCAAGGGGCTCTTCAGCGCGGGCGAGGCGGCATGCTGGGACATGCACGGCTTCAACCGCCTGGGCGGCAACTCCCTGGCCGAAACCGTGGTTGCCGGGGGCATCATCGGCGCGAAGATCGTGGAATTCCTCATGGGATATGAGACCCGGTTCAAGACCGAAGTCATCACCCAGCAGTGCAAGGCGCAGGAACAGCGCATCAAGGACCTCATCTCCGGCAAGAACGGCAACGAAAACGTCTACGACGTGCGCAACGACATGCAGGAAGCGCTCATGAAGGGCTGCTTCGTGTTCCGCAACGGGCCGGACCTGGAAGAAACGGTCCAGACCCTGGAAAAGGCGCTGGAACGCTCGGCCAGGGTCGGCCTGCATTCCGACGGCGCGGGCGCAAACCACGAGCTGGCCGCCGCCCTGAAGATCCGGGGGCAGGTCAAGCTGGCCCTGTGCATCGCCACCGCGGCCCTGACCCGCACGGAATCGCGCGGGTCCCACAACCGCGAGGACTTCCCGGAACGCAACGACCGCGACTGGCTGACCCGCACCCTGGCCTACTGGCCCGACGACAACGCCTCCAAGCCCGACCTCAAGTACGAGGATTCCTCGCAGATCTTCGAGATCCCCCCGGGCGACCGGGGATACGGCGGCGGCAGCATCATCCCGGCGGATGAAGAGATGGTCGCGGAACGGACCGTCAAAAAGCAATAG
- a CDS encoding fumarate reductase iron-sulfur subunit — MGRELQFEIFRYNPQTPEVEPRMQTYTLEETPNMTLFIALNRIREEQDPSLIFDFCCRAGICGACAMVINGRPGLACQTKTKDQSGTITLHPLPVYKLIGDLSVDTGVWFREMYEKTESWIHTSKAFDPAKPEERMDNKTAEEIYELERCIECGCCVAACGTARLRDDFLGAVALNRIARFHVDPRDERSDAQFFELVGNDAGVFGCMGLLACEDVCPKNLPLQNQLGFLRRKMGITAIKQLFRR, encoded by the coding sequence ATGGGTAGAGAACTGCAATTCGAGATATTCCGGTACAACCCCCAGACCCCTGAGGTGGAGCCCCGGATGCAGACATACACGCTTGAGGAAACCCCGAACATGACCCTGTTCATCGCCCTGAACAGGATCCGCGAGGAGCAGGACCCGAGTCTGATCTTCGACTTCTGCTGCCGCGCGGGCATCTGCGGGGCGTGCGCCATGGTCATCAACGGCCGCCCGGGCCTGGCCTGCCAGACCAAGACCAAGGACCAGTCCGGCACCATCACCCTGCACCCCCTGCCGGTCTACAAGCTCATCGGCGACCTGTCCGTGGACACGGGCGTCTGGTTCCGCGAGATGTACGAAAAGACCGAATCCTGGATCCACACGTCCAAGGCCTTCGACCCCGCGAAACCCGAAGAACGCATGGACAACAAGACGGCCGAGGAAATCTACGAGCTGGAACGCTGCATCGAATGCGGCTGCTGCGTGGCGGCCTGCGGCACGGCGCGCCTGCGCGACGACTTCCTGGGCGCAGTGGCCCTGAACCGCATCGCCCGCTTCCACGTCGACCCGCGCGACGAACGCAGCGACGCCCAGTTCTTCGAGCTGGTGGGCAACGATGCGGGCGTATTCGGCTGCATGGGCCTGCTGGCCTGCGAGGACGTCTGTCCCAAGAACCTGCCCCTGCAGAACCAGCTCGGGTTCCTGCGCCGCAAGATGGGCATCACCGCCATCAAGCAACTCTTCAGGAGATAG
- a CDS encoding fumarate hydratase codes for MRTIQAKEIIDAVAGMCIKANTELPDDVRTKFEQAMAEEESPSAREVLRQLLENADLAAETKLPLCQDTGLAVFFVEVGEDVRVEGATLREAINEGVRKGYGEGFLRKSACDPLTRANTGDNTPAIIHFDIVAGDRLKISYMAKGGGSENMSRVTMLAPAQGWEGIKKYVINRIAEAGPNPCPPTIVGIGVGGTFDHAARIAKKTLLRRLDDTHPDPQIAAMEKELEEAINKLGIGPMGLGGKTTVLGVKIAVEPCHLASLPLAVNVQCHSQRHEEVEL; via the coding sequence ATGCGAACCATCCAAGCAAAAGAGATCATCGACGCCGTGGCCGGCATGTGCATCAAGGCCAACACCGAGCTGCCCGACGACGTCCGAACCAAGTTCGAACAGGCCATGGCCGAGGAGGAATCCCCGTCGGCGCGCGAGGTGCTGCGCCAGCTCCTGGAAAACGCGGACCTGGCGGCGGAAACCAAGCTGCCCCTGTGTCAGGACACGGGCCTGGCCGTCTTCTTCGTGGAGGTGGGCGAGGACGTACGCGTCGAGGGAGCCACCCTCAGGGAGGCCATTAACGAGGGCGTGCGCAAGGGCTACGGCGAGGGCTTCCTGCGCAAGTCCGCCTGCGACCCGCTCACCCGCGCCAACACCGGGGACAACACCCCGGCCATCATCCATTTCGACATCGTGGCCGGCGACAGGCTCAAGATATCCTACATGGCCAAGGGCGGCGGCTCGGAAAACATGAGCCGCGTGACCATGCTCGCCCCGGCCCAGGGCTGGGAAGGCATCAAGAAATACGTCATCAACCGGATCGCCGAGGCCGGGCCCAACCCCTGCCCGCCCACCATCGTGGGCATCGGGGTCGGCGGCACCTTCGACCATGCCGCGCGCATCGCCAAGAAGACGCTGCTGCGCCGCCTGGACGACACGCACCCGGACCCGCAGATCGCGGCCATGGAAAAGGAGCTGGAGGAAGCGATCAACAAGCTGGGCATCGGCCCCATGGGCCTGGGCGGCAAGACCACGGTCCTGGGCGTCAAGATCGCCGTGGAACCCTGCCACCTGGCCAGCCTGCCCCTGGCCGTCAACGTGCAATGCCACTCCCAGCGGCATGAGGAGGTCGAGCTCTAA
- a CDS encoding Fe-S-containing hydro-lyase: MAEYKLNTPLTDEDLSQLKAGDVVKLSGHIYTARDAAHKRLVDLLDKGEKLPFELKGAVVYYVGPSPAPPGRPIGAAGPTTSYRMDTYAPRLHSLGLKASVGKGKRNDEVKQALKDYTAVYFGATGGAGALLSKCITKAEVIAFDDLGPEAIRELTVEDFPLLVINDCHGGELYVQPDRKAAGIE; this comes from the coding sequence ATGGCTGAATACAAACTGAACACACCGCTCACGGACGAGGACCTTTCCCAGCTCAAGGCCGGGGACGTGGTCAAGCTCAGCGGGCACATCTACACGGCCCGCGACGCCGCCCACAAGCGGCTGGTGGACCTGCTGGACAAGGGCGAGAAGCTGCCCTTCGAGCTGAAGGGCGCGGTGGTCTACTACGTGGGCCCCAGCCCGGCCCCTCCGGGTCGCCCCATCGGTGCGGCGGGCCCCACCACCAGCTACCGCATGGACACCTACGCCCCGCGCCTGCACAGCCTGGGGCTCAAGGCCAGCGTGGGCAAGGGCAAGCGCAACGACGAGGTGAAGCAGGCCCTCAAGGATTACACGGCCGTGTATTTCGGGGCCACGGGCGGCGCGGGCGCGCTGCTCTCCAAGTGCATCACCAAGGCTGAGGTCATCGCCTTCGACGACCTGGGGCCCGAGGCCATCCGCGAGCTCACCGTGGAGGACTTCCCCCTGCTGGTCATCAACGACTGCCACGGCGGCGAACTGTACGTGCAACCGGATCGCAAGGCGGCCGGGATCGAATAA
- a CDS encoding malic enzyme-like NAD(P)-binding protein — protein sequence MALFTKQEALDYHSKGRPGKIEVVPVKPCSTQKHLSMAYSPGVAESCMAIHADPALSYKYTGRGNLVAVVSNGTAVLGLGNIGPEAGKPVMEGKGVLFKVFADVDVFDINLAETDPDKIIEIVKALEPTFGGINLEDIKAPECFYIEERLKAEMNIPVFHDDQHGTAIISGAGLINAAEITGKKIEDMRLVVSGAGAGAIACTKFYVSLGIRHENIAMFDSRGHLNKSRSDLNVQKQEFATEKEYKDLADAMKGADMFLGLSVKDKVSPAMVKSMADSPIIFACANPDPEITYTAAKEARPDCIMGTGRSDFPNQVNNVLGFPFIFRGALDAGATAINEEMKIAAARAIAALAKEPAPAYVCEAFGVDKLEFGKDYIIPKPLDLRLIEWESAAVAKAAMDTGVARKKLDLDAYRKELRERIAASRERVGNFAKSYGLEF from the coding sequence ATGGCTCTGTTCACCAAACAGGAAGCTTTGGACTATCATTCCAAGGGACGCCCCGGAAAGATCGAGGTGGTTCCCGTGAAGCCCTGCTCCACCCAGAAGCACCTTTCCATGGCCTACAGCCCGGGCGTGGCCGAATCCTGCATGGCCATCCATGCGGACCCGGCCCTGTCCTACAAGTACACGGGACGCGGCAACCTGGTGGCCGTGGTCTCCAACGGCACGGCGGTGCTCGGCCTGGGCAACATCGGCCCGGAAGCGGGCAAGCCGGTCATGGAGGGCAAGGGCGTGCTCTTCAAGGTCTTTGCCGACGTGGACGTCTTCGACATCAACCTGGCCGAAACCGACCCGGACAAGATCATCGAGATCGTCAAGGCCCTGGAGCCCACCTTCGGCGGCATCAATCTCGAAGACATCAAGGCCCCGGAATGCTTCTACATCGAAGAACGCCTCAAGGCCGAGATGAACATCCCGGTCTTCCATGACGACCAGCACGGCACGGCCATCATCTCGGGCGCGGGCCTGATCAACGCCGCCGAGATCACCGGCAAGAAGATCGAGGACATGCGCCTGGTGGTTTCGGGCGCGGGCGCGGGCGCCATCGCCTGCACCAAATTCTACGTTTCCCTGGGCATCAGACACGAGAACATCGCCATGTTCGATTCGCGCGGCCACCTGAACAAGAGCCGCTCGGACCTCAACGTGCAGAAGCAGGAATTCGCCACGGAAAAGGAATACAAGGACCTGGCCGACGCCATGAAGGGCGCGGACATGTTTCTGGGCCTCTCGGTCAAGGACAAGGTCAGCCCGGCCATGGTCAAATCCATGGCCGACTCCCCCATCATCTTCGCCTGCGCCAACCCGGACCCGGAAATCACCTATACCGCGGCCAAGGAAGCGCGCCCGGACTGCATCATGGGCACGGGCCGCTCGGACTTCCCCAACCAGGTCAACAACGTGCTCGGCTTCCCGTTCATCTTCCGGGGCGCCCTGGACGCGGGGGCAACCGCCATCAACGAGGAAATGAAGATCGCCGCAGCCCGGGCCATAGCCGCCCTGGCCAAGGAGCCAGCCCCGGCTTACGTGTGCGAGGCCTTCGGCGTGGACAAGCTCGAGTTCGGCAAGGACTACATCATTCCCAAGCCGCTCGACCTGCGGCTCATTGAATGGGAGTCCGCCGCCGTGGCCAAGGCCGCCATGGACACCGGCGTCGCCCGCAAAAAACTCGACCTCGACGCATACCGCAAAGAACTCCGCGAACGCATCGCCGCCTCCCGGGAACGGGTGGGCAATTTCGCCAAATCCTACGGCCTGGAATTCTAG
- a CDS encoding SLC13 family permease produces MNANANAGNGRKVGFFIGPVVFIIMLILPVPEGMKPEAWKVAAITALMAIWWITEAIPIPATSLLPIALFPMLGIMKSNAATTPYANHLIYLFMGGFFIAVTMERWNLHRRVAIHTIRAVGTSPRRMILGFMIATAFLSMWVSNTATTMMMVPIGLAVIQQATGFDSGTLKACPSTGPEYNFGKGLMLGIAYAASMGGVATIIGTPPNTIMVGMVEKMYGVQIGFGQWMLYGVPLSAIMIAVSWFLMTRVLFPTGDMELAGGKAIIEEELKRLGPMKKEEVRIVLAGSFVAAFWLFRGFMRDWAWVQDAIPHFVMIHDATIGILGALLLFCIPSDFKKGEFLLDWKTAVKIPWDVILLFGGGLAIANGFAQTGLASYIAAQLSALEGTSIVVFVGTVVLITIFLTEITSNTATATLLVPIMGSAAIAMGVHPFATIVGACVAASFAFMLPVATPPNAVIFGSGCISIKQMAKVGLWLNIIGALLITAFTVYLLPILWGIDLNELPGWAIMLK; encoded by the coding sequence ATGAACGCCAATGCTAATGCCGGTAACGGCAGAAAAGTCGGATTTTTTATAGGCCCTGTTGTTTTTATCATAATGCTTATACTCCCTGTCCCCGAGGGAATGAAGCCCGAAGCATGGAAGGTGGCCGCCATCACCGCCCTGATGGCCATCTGGTGGATCACCGAGGCGATCCCCATCCCGGCCACCTCGCTTCTGCCCATCGCCCTCTTCCCCATGTTGGGAATCATGAAATCCAATGCAGCGACCACACCCTATGCAAACCACCTGATCTACCTATTCATGGGCGGCTTTTTCATCGCCGTGACCATGGAAAGATGGAACCTGCACCGCCGAGTGGCCATCCACACCATCCGCGCCGTGGGCACCAGCCCGAGAAGGATGATCCTGGGATTCATGATCGCCACGGCATTCCTGTCCATGTGGGTGTCCAACACGGCCACCACCATGATGATGGTGCCCATCGGGCTGGCCGTCATCCAGCAGGCCACGGGATTCGACTCCGGCACCCTGAAGGCCTGTCCTTCCACCGGACCCGAATACAACTTCGGCAAGGGGCTGATGCTGGGCATCGCCTATGCCGCCTCCATGGGCGGCGTGGCCACCATCATCGGCACTCCCCCCAACACGATCATGGTCGGCATGGTCGAAAAAATGTACGGCGTGCAGATCGGTTTCGGTCAGTGGATGCTTTACGGCGTCCCCCTGTCCGCCATCATGATCGCCGTGTCCTGGTTCCTCATGACCAGGGTCCTGTTTCCCACCGGAGACATGGAACTGGCGGGTGGCAAAGCCATCATCGAGGAAGAGCTCAAGCGGCTCGGCCCCATGAAGAAGGAAGAGGTCCGCATCGTGCTGGCGGGTTCCTTTGTGGCCGCCTTCTGGCTCTTCCGGGGCTTCATGCGCGACTGGGCCTGGGTCCAGGACGCCATTCCCCACTTCGTCATGATTCATGACGCCACCATCGGCATCCTGGGGGCGCTGCTCCTTTTCTGCATCCCCTCCGACTTCAAGAAGGGCGAATTCCTCCTGGACTGGAAGACGGCGGTCAAAATCCCCTGGGACGTCATCCTGCTCTTCGGCGGTGGCCTGGCCATCGCAAACGGCTTTGCCCAGACCGGCTTGGCCTCCTACATCGCCGCCCAGCTCAGCGCCCTGGAAGGGACCAGCATCGTGGTCTTTGTGGGCACGGTGGTCCTGATCACAATCTTCCTGACCGAGATCACCTCCAACACCGCCACGGCAACCCTGCTGGTGCCCATCATGGGCTCGGCGGCCATCGCCATGGGCGTACACCCGTTCGCGACCATCGTGGGAGCGTGCGTGGCCGCATCCTTCGCCTTCATGCTGCCGGTGGCCACGCCGCCCAACGCGGTCATCTTCGGGTCCGGCTGCATCAGCATCAAGCAGATGGCCAAGGTCGGCCTGTGGCTCAACATCATAGGCGCACTCCTGATCACCGCGTTCACCGTCTACCTGCTCCCGATCCTGTGGGGCATTGACCTGAACGAACTTCCAGGATGGGCCATCATGTTGAAATAG